The following proteins are co-located in the Noviherbaspirillum sp. UKPF54 genome:
- a CDS encoding wax ester/triacylglycerol synthase family O-acyltransferase — protein sequence MKHPISAPLVAEQQEHRVQPDCMNDAAQAAQNMQSAMTRRDYAWYRMDTNRNLMVINSILLFEGPLDMARLISTVAHRLPNYPRFTQKVVTRRGKPYWTEDLAFNILNHVKLEKIGHEVTRQELQAHLTVLAHVPLDENRPLWEMTVIDQVEGGYAIVFRVQHCITDGLGLVHVLNHLTDDNDSHGRSPAAEGHPHRAQPVLHPVCSRVVKGVSWLKIAAHVTRLALLLPDAKTRLKAPLAGNKQLVWLPPLAMDQVRAMAKRMGVTLNDVWVAAVSAALRQYLAERGERVEGKSIRAAVTFNLREKANAFQLGNEFGLVAVELPTDLDDAVQRLRESSRRMTAIKKSHQPRATMAFLSIAGCLPRILQRFALNLFTSKGSVVLTNIEGPARPRYLAGSRMTDLICWVPQAGMIGVGLAFISYAGQIQLALFVDTDMVPDPERLMTLTQDAFAELERATRASAEHVPAPAADGELATQLPSAA from the coding sequence GTGAAACATCCTATTTCCGCGCCACTCGTGGCCGAGCAGCAGGAACACCGCGTTCAGCCAGACTGCATGAACGATGCCGCACAAGCTGCGCAAAACATGCAGTCGGCCATGACGCGGCGCGACTATGCCTGGTACCGGATGGACACGAATCGGAACCTCATGGTGATCAACAGCATTCTCCTGTTCGAGGGGCCGCTGGACATGGCGCGCCTGATTTCAACGGTCGCGCACCGGTTGCCGAATTACCCAAGGTTCACGCAGAAAGTCGTGACACGCAGGGGAAAGCCGTACTGGACCGAAGACCTGGCCTTCAACATCCTTAACCACGTCAAGCTCGAAAAGATCGGGCATGAAGTCACGCGCCAGGAACTCCAGGCCCACCTCACCGTGCTGGCGCATGTGCCGCTCGACGAGAACCGGCCGCTATGGGAAATGACCGTGATCGACCAGGTCGAAGGCGGGTATGCGATTGTCTTCCGGGTCCAGCACTGCATTACGGACGGGCTTGGCCTGGTCCATGTGCTCAATCATCTCACCGACGACAACGACAGCCATGGCAGGAGCCCGGCCGCCGAGGGGCACCCGCACCGCGCCCAGCCGGTCCTCCACCCGGTATGCTCGCGCGTGGTCAAGGGCGTCTCCTGGTTGAAAATCGCCGCCCACGTCACCCGCCTTGCCTTGCTGCTTCCCGATGCGAAGACAAGGCTCAAGGCCCCCCTGGCAGGGAACAAGCAACTGGTGTGGCTGCCGCCGCTCGCCATGGATCAGGTCAGGGCCATGGCAAAGAGGATGGGCGTCACGCTCAACGATGTATGGGTGGCGGCCGTTTCCGCCGCCTTGCGCCAATACCTGGCGGAACGCGGCGAACGGGTCGAGGGAAAATCGATACGGGCGGCAGTCACGTTCAACTTGCGCGAAAAGGCGAACGCCTTCCAGCTGGGTAACGAGTTCGGCCTGGTGGCAGTCGAGCTGCCCACCGACCTGGACGATGCAGTGCAGCGCCTGCGCGAATCGAGCCGGCGCATGACCGCCATCAAAAAGTCGCATCAGCCCAGGGCGACCATGGCCTTCCTGTCCATCGCCGGCTGCCTGCCGCGGATCTTGCAGCGTTTTGCGCTGAACCTGTTCACCTCGAAAGGTTCGGTCGTCTTGACCAACATAGAAGGTCCCGCCAGGCCGCGCTATCTGGCAGGCTCAAGGATGACCGACCTGATTTGCTGGGTGCCGCAGGCTGGCATGATCGGCGTCGGACTCGCGTTCATTTCCTATGCCGGCCAGATCCAGCTGGCCCTGTTTGTCGACACCGACATGGTGCCCGATCCCGAGCGGCTGATGACATTGACCCAGGATGCCTTCGCCGAACTGGAGCGGGCGACGCGGGCTTCTGCAGAGCACGTTCCTGCGCCGGCCGCGGACGGCGAACTCGCCACGCAACTGCCCAGCGCTGCCTGA
- a CDS encoding zinc-dependent metalloprotease, translating into MPALLFRTRFLLTMAAGLAPALGSVASAQDSAPQTAQTAQTSAQNFAAAIALATSEAVVARLSPSALKPYEYLVKDAREMKGFFTLYQKDEKVWMEIRPEQLEKPFFFSVNVSNGIGERRLYGSQMLGSHMAEFKRVGNHIQLVAKNTKFTAQAGTPQEIAVKQAFSDSLLASVPVASTPHHQTKAILIDASALLFGDIPGYATQLDAAYHQPYMIDPANSSFGKVRVDESLAGFQVNAHFFVPKIAAPTAAQNGAMQPSLPSTTPDPRSFFIGFYYSFAPLPAEPMHARVADDRIGHTVTTRYDFSDDVTMKTAVHYVNRWRLEKAAPKAELSPPKQPIVYWLDKNIPEKYRKSVAEGVLEWNKAFERIGFKNAIVVKQQTEKDDFDTLDARHASIRWFIGADAGFAIGPSQVDPRSGEILDADIGMSDVYARGARRMINENIGHPLTLSPTHCDFAHEAAHEMGFALGLLQARGEVEMGTHEADVLAQAYVKQVVMHEVGHTLGLRHNFRSSTAYSLSQIQDPEFTRKNGMAGSIMDYTPFNIAAKGERQGEYAMSTLGPYDYWAIEYAYKPIDGAREKQELEKIAARSNEPQLAYGTDEDAGGSVADPEVNVFDLGSDPLAYFRKRLVLSRELWSRLQARQLKPGESYESLRNSFDYGFTQFASTVPVAVKYIGGEKFVRDHAGTPRATFTPVSAESQREALALINDSLFNVDSFKFPPDLISRLGVDHFDPAYSRDISVASRVLAVQVAALDQLMSDPVASRLLDAQEKVVDGKKLLSLSELYDALQDAIWSELKSGKEIPRLRRNLQREHLKRVAGALLRPGVLAEVRSLQRENAIRLQGKIHAALNKPMSREARAHLNESLNTLDDALKAPLLRANV; encoded by the coding sequence ATGCCAGCATTGCTGTTTCGCACGCGCTTTTTGTTGACGATGGCCGCCGGCCTGGCGCCGGCGCTGGGAAGCGTGGCGAGCGCGCAGGATAGCGCGCCGCAAACGGCTCAGACAGCCCAGACGTCGGCGCAAAATTTCGCAGCCGCCATTGCCCTCGCCACCTCGGAAGCGGTGGTCGCCCGACTGTCTCCTTCCGCCCTCAAACCGTACGAGTACCTGGTCAAGGATGCCAGGGAAATGAAGGGCTTTTTCACCTTGTATCAGAAGGATGAAAAAGTCTGGATGGAGATCAGGCCGGAGCAGTTGGAAAAACCGTTCTTCTTTTCGGTCAACGTTTCCAACGGCATCGGTGAGCGTCGCCTGTACGGCAGCCAAATGCTTGGCAGCCACATGGCTGAATTCAAGCGGGTGGGCAACCATATTCAACTGGTCGCCAAGAACACCAAATTCACCGCGCAAGCCGGCACGCCCCAGGAAATCGCGGTCAAGCAAGCATTTTCCGACAGCCTGCTGGCCAGCGTGCCGGTGGCCAGCACGCCGCACCACCAGACCAAGGCGATCCTGATCGACGCCAGCGCGCTGCTGTTCGGCGACATCCCCGGCTATGCGACCCAGCTCGATGCGGCGTATCACCAGCCGTATATGATCGATCCGGCCAACAGCAGCTTTGGCAAGGTGCGCGTGGACGAATCCCTTGCCGGATTCCAGGTCAATGCGCATTTCTTCGTGCCGAAAATAGCGGCACCGACGGCCGCGCAGAATGGAGCGATGCAGCCTAGCCTGCCAAGCACGACGCCGGACCCGCGCAGTTTCTTCATCGGCTTCTACTACAGTTTCGCGCCGCTGCCGGCCGAGCCCATGCATGCCCGCGTGGCCGACGACCGGATCGGCCATACGGTGACCACGCGCTACGATTTTTCCGACGACGTCACGATGAAGACGGCGGTGCATTACGTGAATCGCTGGCGCCTGGAAAAGGCCGCCCCGAAGGCCGAATTGTCCCCGCCGAAGCAGCCGATCGTCTATTGGCTCGACAAGAACATCCCCGAGAAGTACCGCAAGTCGGTCGCCGAAGGCGTGCTCGAATGGAACAAGGCATTCGAGCGGATCGGCTTCAAGAATGCGATCGTCGTCAAGCAGCAGACCGAGAAGGACGACTTCGACACGCTCGACGCGCGCCATGCATCGATACGCTGGTTCATCGGCGCCGACGCCGGCTTTGCGATCGGCCCGTCGCAGGTCGATCCGCGCAGCGGAGAAATCCTGGACGCCGACATCGGCATGTCCGACGTCTATGCGCGCGGCGCGCGGCGCATGATCAATGAAAATATCGGTCACCCGTTGACGCTCAGCCCCACGCATTGCGACTTCGCGCACGAAGCGGCCCATGAAATGGGATTCGCGCTCGGCTTGCTACAGGCGCGCGGCGAAGTCGAAATGGGCACACACGAAGCCGACGTGCTGGCACAGGCATACGTCAAGCAGGTGGTCATGCACGAGGTCGGCCATACGCTCGGATTGCGCCACAATTTCAGGTCGTCCACGGCTTACAGCCTGAGCCAGATCCAGGACCCGGAATTCACCCGCAAGAACGGCATGGCGGGTTCGATCATGGATTACACGCCTTTCAATATCGCAGCCAAAGGCGAAAGGCAAGGCGAGTATGCGATGTCGACGCTGGGGCCGTACGATTACTGGGCGATCGAATATGCGTACAAGCCCATCGATGGCGCGCGGGAAAAACAGGAGCTGGAAAAGATCGCCGCGCGCTCCAACGAACCGCAACTGGCCTACGGCACCGACGAGGACGCGGGAGGGAGCGTGGCCGACCCGGAGGTGAACGTGTTTGACCTCGGCAGCGACCCGCTGGCGTATTTCAGGAAGCGCCTGGTCCTGTCGCGCGAACTCTGGTCGCGCCTGCAGGCGCGGCAGCTGAAACCGGGCGAGAGCTACGAGAGCCTGCGCAACAGCTTCGACTATGGATTCACGCAGTTCGCCAGCACGGTGCCGGTGGCCGTCAAATATATCGGCGGCGAGAAGTTCGTGCGCGATCATGCCGGCACGCCGCGCGCGACCTTTACCCCGGTGTCCGCGGAAAGCCAGCGCGAGGCGCTGGCGCTGATCAACGACAGCTTGTTCAACGTGGACAGCTTCAAGTTCCCGCCCGACCTGATCAGCCGGCTTGGCGTCGACCATTTCGATCCGGCATACAGCCGGGACATTTCGGTTGCCAGCCGCGTGCTGGCGGTGCAGGTCGCGGCGCTCGACCAGCTGATGTCCGATCCGGTCGCCTCACGGCTGCTGGATGCGCAGGAAAAGGTCGTCGATGGCAAGAAGCTGCTGTCGCTGAGCGAGCTCTACGACGCGTTGCAAGACGCCATCTGGAGCGAGCTCAAGAGCGGCAAGGAGATTCCGCGCCTGCGCCGCAATCTCCAGCGCGAGCATCTCAAGCGCGTTGCCGGCGCGCTGTTGCGGCCCGGCGTGCTGGCCGAGGTGCGCAGCTTGCAACGCGAAAACGCGATTCGACTGCAGGGGAAAATCCACGCCGCGCTCAACAAGCCGATGAGCAGGGAAGCCAGGGCGCATCTGAACGAAAGCCTCAATACCCTGGACGACGCGTTGAAGGCGCCGTTGTTGCGCGCCAATGTGTAG
- a CDS encoding AraC family transcriptional regulator, translating into MRYSSAIDLVYSIKARLAERHFEVDALFRQAGLADGECIADDALTLSDKLSHLWELVMHASDDALIGLKVSSPQPLDRSGLMGHILRASPDVRSAIENLVRYTPLVSPAIQSTIEHVSGRVRVGLYLQGRQRNSPQQYYDFVWCMVLRTIQCAAARSDLKPALVTYAFPKPEQPQIAQAYAEAFGCPVRFDMPANAMEFDNADLAAPITTARPMAADWALNMLAELAQSQRDWTRRMLAKMDQTQRAGPSVSFSSRVQQLLTGMLPKGEPLREDVAKQLRMSERTLQRRLAEEGTNFTKLVDDTRRELAHQYLSKGELSLKKMSFQLGFSEPSAFCRACKRWFGRSPKQLQQGAALFEGGEACSPRDAVNASGRNDSEVYAAWSE; encoded by the coding sequence ATGAGGTACTCGTCAGCGATAGATCTGGTATACAGCATCAAGGCCCGCCTGGCCGAGCGTCATTTCGAGGTTGACGCTTTGTTCAGGCAGGCGGGGCTTGCCGACGGCGAATGCATTGCCGACGACGCTTTGACACTGTCCGACAAGCTGAGCCACTTGTGGGAGTTGGTCATGCATGCGTCCGATGACGCCCTGATCGGATTGAAAGTGTCGTCGCCGCAGCCGCTGGACCGCTCCGGGCTGATGGGCCATATCCTGCGGGCGTCGCCGGACGTCAGGTCGGCGATCGAAAACCTGGTGCGCTACACGCCGCTGGTATCGCCCGCCATACAGAGCACGATTGAACATGTGTCCGGCCGCGTTCGGGTCGGCCTGTACCTGCAGGGACGCCAGCGCAACTCGCCCCAGCAGTACTACGACTTCGTCTGGTGCATGGTACTGCGCACCATACAATGCGCGGCGGCGCGCAGCGACTTGAAACCGGCGCTGGTGACCTACGCCTTTCCGAAACCCGAGCAGCCGCAAATCGCGCAAGCTTATGCGGAGGCGTTTGGATGCCCGGTGCGCTTCGACATGCCGGCCAACGCGATGGAATTCGACAATGCCGACCTGGCGGCGCCGATTACCACCGCGCGCCCGATGGCGGCGGATTGGGCGCTGAACATGCTGGCGGAACTGGCGCAGTCGCAGCGCGACTGGACGCGCCGCATGCTGGCGAAAATGGACCAGACGCAGCGCGCCGGACCGAGCGTCAGTTTCAGCTCCAGGGTGCAGCAGCTGCTTACGGGGATGCTGCCCAAGGGCGAGCCCTTGCGCGAGGACGTGGCCAAGCAGTTGAGGATGAGCGAGCGCACCTTGCAGCGGCGGCTGGCGGAGGAGGGCACGAACTTCACCAAGCTGGTGGACGATACCCGGCGCGAGCTGGCGCATCAATACCTCAGCAAGGGCGAGCTGTCGTTGAAGAAGATGAGCTTCCAGCTCGGGTTCTCCGAGCCGAGCGCGTTCTGTCGGGCCTGCAAGCGCTGGTTCGGGCGTTCGCCGAAGCAGTTGCAGCAGGGCGCGGCCCTGTTCGAGGGCGGGGAAGCATGCTCGCCGCGCGACGCCGTCAACGCCAGCGGCCGCAACGACTCCGAAGTGTATGCAGCCTGGTCCGAATAA
- a CDS encoding OmpP1/FadL family transporter — MDHTFTRRNTRPRARTGLALAAVSFLSAGMPLAAHAALNENLLTSATAMSLGNAVTADPPGIESIHFNPAGLARVKGDKEFHNIFLASLKTTAKFHQPDDFDIGGFKNDPLNGTTGGPTRLNLYVPGYGLPGWRLPAAAAATMGFSFNNDGSPFTFGTLTYPQSVFSVDHTKDPNDPMRYDGRKMLMQRLALLSPAVGFQVSDTLSIGASVPISHQAMVINTDVRMPNKLLGIIGKLQQGWCSDSGNPVDTFAFGLCGGGPEGRINPFKRVANINVDMTAPIDPTINLGVLWEPKDWFAMGVVYQGGSKAVHTGTYEIRTDPMMRKFVEGMYASLLGPIAAAVTGMPTSIPEVQKGNVTATVPFPSHWQVGFKFKPVKRVQFNVDANYSKWNEWDNLTLQFDQSIKLLEAGRILGITDPSKFTMNTGFRSVVHWGFGLQVQATKKLTLRFGYEPRKSSIPADKISLMTLLPDTKLYGMGFNLKIDRDTEINVAASYLKGDFNAPANSSCNLNCDKFFNAVYNPYAGMDVSGGIRVKYLGFNFTKRF; from the coding sequence ATGGATCACACCTTCACACGGCGAAATACGCGCCCCCGGGCGCGAACCGGGCTGGCACTGGCGGCGGTTTCCTTTCTGAGTGCCGGCATGCCGCTGGCCGCACATGCTGCATTGAATGAAAACCTATTAACCAGCGCGACGGCTATGTCCTTGGGCAATGCCGTTACTGCCGACCCGCCGGGGATCGAATCGATCCATTTCAATCCGGCCGGCCTGGCGCGTGTGAAGGGCGACAAGGAGTTCCATAACATATTTCTGGCGAGCCTCAAGACCACGGCAAAGTTCCATCAGCCGGACGACTTCGACATTGGGGGTTTCAAGAATGACCCGCTGAACGGCACTACCGGCGGACCGACGCGGCTCAACCTGTACGTTCCGGGATACGGGCTGCCCGGCTGGCGCTTGCCGGCCGCCGCCGCGGCCACGATGGGCTTTTCATTCAACAATGACGGTTCCCCGTTCACATTCGGAACGCTGACGTATCCGCAATCGGTCTTCTCCGTCGATCACACCAAGGATCCGAACGATCCGATGCGGTACGACGGCAGGAAGATGCTGATGCAGCGGCTGGCACTGCTGTCGCCGGCGGTAGGCTTTCAGGTGTCCGACACGCTGAGCATCGGCGCATCCGTGCCGATATCGCACCAGGCCATGGTGATTAATACGGACGTGCGCATGCCGAACAAATTGTTGGGCATTATCGGCAAGCTGCAGCAAGGCTGGTGCAGTGACAGCGGCAATCCGGTCGACACCTTTGCCTTCGGTTTGTGCGGCGGCGGCCCGGAAGGACGGATCAATCCGTTCAAGCGGGTGGCGAACATCAATGTCGACATGACCGCGCCGATCGACCCCACCATTAACCTCGGCGTGCTATGGGAGCCGAAGGACTGGTTCGCGATGGGCGTGGTTTACCAGGGGGGCTCGAAGGCCGTGCATACGGGCACGTACGAGATCCGCACCGACCCGATGATGCGCAAATTCGTCGAGGGGATGTATGCCAGCCTGCTGGGGCCGATTGCCGCCGCGGTAACTGGCATGCCGACCTCGATCCCGGAGGTGCAGAAAGGGAATGTGACCGCAACCGTCCCATTTCCATCCCACTGGCAGGTCGGTTTCAAATTCAAGCCGGTCAAGCGCGTGCAGTTCAACGTGGACGCGAACTACTCCAAGTGGAACGAGTGGGACAACCTGACCCTCCAGTTCGACCAGAGCATCAAGCTGCTGGAAGCCGGCCGCATCCTGGGTATCACGGACCCGAGCAAGTTCACGATGAATACCGGCTTTCGCAGCGTCGTGCACTGGGGTTTCGGGCTGCAGGTGCAGGCGACCAAGAAGCTGACGCTGCGCTTCGGCTACGAGCCGCGCAAGAGTTCTATCCCTGCCGACAAAATTTCCCTGATGACGCTTCTTCCGGATACCAAGCTCTACGGTATGGGATTCAATCTCAAGATCGACCGGGATACCGAGATTAACGTCGCTGCCAGCTACCTCAAGGGAGATTTCAATGCGCCGGCCAACTCGAGCTGCAATCTGAACTGCGACAAATTTTTCAACGCGGTCTACAACCCCTACGCGGGGATGGATGTTTCAGGCGGCATTCGCGTGAAATACCTTGGCTTCAATTTCACCAAACGCTTCTGA
- a CDS encoding DUF2059 domain-containing protein, with the protein MFKSAIAVVVIAASAAVAYAAEPAKAAPSAAKLELAKRVAQLAHSDSVAHAMLLRPVADAMQQANAVLQGRVAASKQDAALKDISADAKKFVDENSPIVQKSAEKFIPVTVVPLLAERFTEDELRQIIAMLESPLKKKYEALLPEMEKELGQKVASDVGPTIDPKLTDLKQRIGLRLRTAAMP; encoded by the coding sequence ATGTTCAAATCAGCTATTGCAGTTGTCGTGATCGCAGCCAGCGCCGCTGTAGCGTATGCAGCCGAACCCGCCAAGGCAGCGCCATCCGCGGCCAAGCTGGAGCTCGCCAAGCGCGTCGCCCAGTTGGCGCATTCCGACTCGGTCGCGCACGCAATGCTTCTGCGCCCTGTGGCCGACGCCATGCAGCAGGCGAATGCCGTGCTCCAGGGACGTGTCGCTGCGAGCAAGCAGGATGCTGCGCTGAAGGATATCAGTGCCGACGCGAAGAAATTCGTCGACGAAAACAGCCCGATCGTTCAGAAAAGCGCGGAAAAATTCATTCCGGTGACGGTAGTGCCTTTGCTGGCCGAACGGTTCACCGAAGACGAACTGCGTCAGATTATCGCCATGCTGGAGTCGCCATTGAAGAAAAAATACGAGGCGCTGCTGCCCGAGATGGAAAAAGAATTGGGGCAGAAGGTCGCCAGCGACGTCGGCCCGACGATCGATCCCAAGCTGACGGATCTGAAGCAGCGCATCGGCCTGCGTCTGCGCACCGCTGCCATGCCCTGA
- a CDS encoding class I SAM-dependent methyltransferase, translated as MKDKYKIVGPIYDLLSAVYSGNSIHHCKVAMLEHLKPGDKVLFAGVGHGRDAVHAAKLGADVTVVDLSETMLRNFQRNLEKEGVTVKIRRVHSDIMKVDEYEKYDMVVANFFLNVFSEDMMVRVLQHLIKLGKPGAHVVVGDFSYPTGNLFSRAFKVAYWYGAVLFFWLFAGNAVHNIYNYPESMRRLGLHIREQKHFRLLMLNCYWSVLGKKPV; from the coding sequence ATGAAAGACAAGTACAAGATAGTTGGCCCGATTTACGACTTGTTAAGCGCGGTCTATAGCGGAAATTCGATTCATCACTGCAAGGTGGCCATGCTGGAGCATCTGAAGCCGGGCGACAAGGTATTGTTCGCCGGCGTGGGCCACGGAAGGGACGCGGTGCATGCGGCGAAGCTTGGCGCGGACGTGACGGTCGTCGACCTGTCGGAAACGATGCTGCGGAATTTCCAGCGCAATCTGGAAAAGGAAGGCGTCACCGTGAAAATCCGGCGCGTGCACAGCGACATCATGAAGGTGGATGAGTACGAAAAGTACGACATGGTCGTCGCCAATTTCTTCCTCAACGTGTTTAGCGAAGACATGATGGTGCGTGTGCTGCAGCACCTGATCAAGCTCGGCAAGCCGGGGGCGCACGTGGTCGTCGGCGATTTCTCCTACCCGACCGGCAATCTCTTTTCGCGCGCCTTCAAGGTCGCCTACTGGTATGGCGCGGTGCTGTTTTTCTGGCTGTTCGCCGGCAATGCGGTCCACAACATTTACAACTATCCGGAGTCGATGCGACGACTCGGATTGCATATCCGGGAGCAGAAGCATTTTCGCTTGCTGATGCTGAACTGCTACTGGTCCGTCCTTGGGAAAAAGCCTGTCTGA
- a CDS encoding transporter translates to MKKYPLLGVIAAALSLPVHAQQTGTEASAGAPGTAAAREALKQQEGDTDQTTLLKQTLTAVDKQYSLLKRGKLAATYDLGYTYIGQDKINANFSKDTGTLTLFNIENDSSHTITNTLTVDYGVRDNLTASLSLPIMSKYSENPSFSGLSHSLGDIGINARFQPFEVQRSKPQLTLTGGVRLPTGRSPFKVDANQGVATGSGYTSFTGGVSLNHVIDPVALFGNISYTYNLPAKHLSQIRSDGSILKKVAPGNSFGFGLGFAYALSYDITTSFSISESISSPTKLTFADGTTSKTKLQTGGVMSFGLGVRVSPKTTVNLTAGIGLTADSPNFTLGLSLPVEF, encoded by the coding sequence ATGAAAAAATATCCACTTCTTGGGGTCATCGCTGCTGCGCTCTCGCTGCCGGTCCATGCGCAGCAAACCGGGACGGAGGCCAGTGCGGGCGCGCCGGGCACCGCGGCGGCGCGCGAGGCGCTCAAGCAGCAAGAGGGAGACACCGATCAGACCACGCTGCTCAAGCAGACGCTGACGGCGGTAGACAAGCAGTATTCGCTGCTCAAGCGCGGCAAGCTGGCGGCGACCTATGACCTGGGCTACACCTATATCGGCCAGGACAAGATCAATGCCAACTTTTCGAAGGACACCGGCACGCTCACGCTGTTCAATATCGAGAACGACAGCTCGCATACCATCACCAACACGCTCACCGTCGACTACGGCGTGCGCGACAACCTGACCGCCAGCCTGAGCTTGCCGATCATGAGCAAGTATTCGGAAAATCCGTCGTTCAGCGGATTGTCGCATTCGCTCGGCGATATCGGCATTAACGCGCGCTTCCAGCCCTTCGAGGTCCAGCGCAGCAAGCCGCAACTGACCCTGACGGGCGGTGTCCGCCTGCCTACCGGGCGCAGCCCGTTCAAGGTCGATGCCAACCAGGGTGTGGCAACCGGGTCGGGATATACGTCTTTCACCGGCGGCGTCAGCCTGAACCACGTGATCGATCCCGTCGCCCTGTTCGGGAACATCAGTTACACCTACAACCTGCCGGCCAAGCATCTTTCCCAGATCCGCAGCGACGGCAGCATCCTGAAAAAAGTGGCGCCGGGTAACAGCTTCGGCTTCGGCCTCGGTTTCGCATACGCGCTTTCCTACGACATCACGACGTCGTTCTCGATCAGCGAATCGATTTCGTCGCCCACCAAGCTCACCTTTGCCGATGGCACGACCAGCAAGACCAAGCTCCAGACCGGCGGCGTCATGAGCTTCGGTCTCGGCGTGCGCGTATCGCCGAAGACCACGGTCAACCTGACTGCGGGTATCGGCCTGACAGCCGATTCTCCCAACTTCACCCTTGGCTTGAGCCTGCCAGTGGAATTCTGA